A genomic window from Chlorobium phaeobacteroides DSM 266 includes:
- a CDS encoding AAA domain-containing protein: protein MNSRQNLVIIKGKDRTDQILRIGEATEQRMIVTFSNGKPYFYARENVAWLSNPGRITIDHCQVLVEGDLLFDIEEVLRFETWVKIFRRNGESRCCLFSDFSVQRMSSSDGRSTDVLAYFRELAETTGLMTNDNKSMMAMKYRNLGVVSGRSILSSFLQARPPGSGTVPSDLIFPFGCNMSQKMAVQRAIEHPVSLIQGPPGTGKTQTILNLIGNMLLRRKRVAVVSSNNSATANVLEKLQKYELDFVAASLGSAENKQVFIEGQSSDVVQMPTFQADQEASVLQEISLLNTSLDNAFAEKNGLAVIIQQIDALKLEMAHFEKYCDETNGGDLRVIDRAMNAELSARKLLHAWLASEKELKRYAKAGVASPSNRRVGFLKKIGFLLRFGTAGSAFFEVSVRERIPLLQKAYYLRKLADMEQRRKTLEGSLAGFHFDERLERLTELSMQLLKHRLAQHYNNRERRIFALEDLRNQPEKFLEEYPVILSTTFSIITSLKSGYLFDCVIVDEASQVDLLSGVLAMGCAEKLVIVGDSMQLPNVLTAQDEKQAKEVALQYDLPDYARFERHNLLSAVRTAFPDIPETLLLEHYRCHPKIIQFCNQKFYGGELLVMTRDQGEADVLKAYMTVEGRHARGTINQRQVDEITQNVLPELASIHPADIGIVSPFRAQADRMLLSVGSNEIGIDTVHKYQGREKRAIIITTVSNKSNEFVDNPNLLNVAVSRAKEKLRLVVSMEMADGNSNVADLVRYIRYNNCEVIPGRVRSVFDLLYQDYTAARLAVLKKWKRVSIYDSENLVYSEIDAVLQEKAYRGLGIVFQFPLSMLVRNRENLTTEESSYAAHPWTKTDFLVYRRVDKSPVLVIEVDGYAFHREGTRQAERDALKDAVLEKCGLPILRLSTIGSDERNRIRKKLEDVVAS from the coding sequence ATGAACTCAAGGCAAAACCTCGTCATCATCAAAGGCAAGGATCGTACGGATCAGATTTTGCGAATCGGGGAAGCAACGGAACAACGTATGATCGTGACTTTCAGTAATGGAAAGCCGTATTTCTATGCCAGAGAAAACGTTGCATGGCTTTCGAATCCCGGTCGGATAACAATCGATCATTGTCAGGTACTGGTTGAAGGTGATTTGCTGTTCGATATCGAGGAGGTACTGCGTTTCGAAACCTGGGTGAAAATTTTTCGCAGGAATGGAGAAAGCCGGTGCTGCCTGTTTTCGGATTTTTCCGTGCAGCGAATGTCCTCATCAGATGGGCGCAGTACCGATGTGCTTGCCTATTTCCGGGAACTCGCCGAAACCACCGGACTCATGACGAATGATAACAAGTCGATGATGGCGATGAAATATCGGAACCTGGGTGTCGTTTCGGGTCGAAGTATCCTTTCGAGTTTTCTGCAGGCTCGTCCTCCCGGTTCGGGTACGGTACCGTCAGATCTTATCTTTCCGTTTGGTTGCAATATGAGCCAGAAAATGGCGGTACAAAGGGCGATCGAGCATCCCGTCTCCCTGATTCAGGGACCTCCGGGAACCGGCAAAACCCAAACCATCCTGAACCTGATAGGCAACATGCTGCTCCGGAGGAAACGGGTCGCTGTGGTCTCCAGCAACAACTCGGCTACAGCCAATGTGCTGGAAAAGCTTCAGAAATATGAACTGGATTTCGTGGCAGCATCTCTCGGAAGCGCCGAGAACAAACAGGTGTTTATCGAGGGGCAGTCATCCGATGTCGTTCAGATGCCGACGTTCCAGGCTGATCAGGAAGCTTCTGTTCTTCAGGAGATTTCCCTTCTGAATACTTCGCTTGATAACGCATTTGCAGAGAAGAACGGGTTGGCTGTCATAATTCAGCAGATCGATGCTCTTAAGCTTGAAATGGCTCACTTTGAAAAGTACTGTGATGAAACAAATGGCGGCGACTTGCGTGTGATCGATCGGGCGATGAATGCTGAATTATCCGCACGGAAGCTGTTGCATGCCTGGCTGGCTTCTGAAAAGGAATTAAAGCGTTATGCAAAAGCGGGTGTTGCTTCGCCTTCTAACCGACGTGTCGGTTTTCTGAAGAAGATCGGGTTTCTGCTCCGGTTTGGAACGGCAGGGAGCGCCTTTTTCGAGGTGAGCGTAAGGGAACGGATTCCCCTGTTGCAGAAGGCCTATTACCTGCGCAAGCTTGCCGATATGGAACAAAGGCGGAAAACGCTTGAGGGATCCCTTGCGGGATTCCATTTTGATGAACGGCTGGAAAGGCTGACTGAACTTTCGATGCAACTGCTGAAGCACCGTCTTGCACAGCACTACAACAACAGGGAGCGGAGAATATTCGCTCTTGAAGATCTCCGGAATCAGCCGGAAAAATTTCTTGAGGAATATCCGGTCATACTCAGCACAACGTTTTCCATCATTACATCGCTCAAGTCCGGCTATCTGTTCGATTGCGTCATCGTTGACGAGGCGAGTCAGGTCGATCTGCTGAGCGGCGTTCTTGCGATGGGTTGCGCAGAGAAGCTCGTCATCGTGGGTGATTCTATGCAACTGCCCAATGTTTTGACGGCGCAGGATGAAAAGCAGGCAAAAGAGGTTGCGTTACAATACGATCTTCCGGATTATGCCAGGTTCGAGCGACATAACCTGCTTTCTGCCGTGCGAACTGCGTTCCCTGATATTCCGGAGACGCTGTTGCTGGAGCATTATCGGTGTCATCCGAAGATCATTCAGTTCTGCAACCAGAAGTTCTATGGTGGCGAACTGCTTGTAATGACTCGCGATCAGGGCGAGGCGGACGTGCTCAAGGCCTATATGACCGTCGAGGGCCGCCATGCGCGCGGTACGATCAATCAGCGCCAGGTTGATGAAATTACACAGAATGTTTTGCCGGAACTGGCCTCCATCCATCCCGCTGACATAGGCATTGTTTCGCCATTCAGAGCGCAGGCGGACCGGATGCTGTTATCTGTTGGGTCGAATGAGATCGGGATCGATACGGTACACAAGTATCAGGGCAGAGAAAAGCGGGCAATAATTATCACAACCGTATCGAACAAATCCAACGAATTCGTCGATAATCCGAATCTGCTGAACGTTGCTGTATCCCGTGCGAAGGAGAAGCTCCGGCTGGTCGTTTCCATGGAGATGGCGGATGGGAACAGCAATGTCGCGGATCTTGTCCGCTACATCCGGTACAACAATTGCGAGGTTATACCCGGCAGGGTTCGTTCTGTCTTTGATCTTCTCTATCAAGACTACACGGCAGCACGTCTGGCGGTATTGAAAAAGTGGAAACGGGTTTCGATATACGATTCCGAGAATCTTGTCTACAGCGAGATAGATGCGGTACTTCAGGAGAAAGCTTATCGGGGGTTGGGTATCGTTTTTCAATTTCCGCTGTCGATGCTTGTTCGGAATAGAGAAAATCTGACCACCGAAGAATCCTCCTATGCGGCCCATCCATGGACTAAAACCGATTTTCTGGTTTATCGTCGAGTCGATAAAAGTCCGGTGCTTGTTATTGAAGTCGATGGATATGCATTTCATCGTGAAGGAACCCGTCAGGCGGAACGTGATGCGCTGAAGGATGCCGTGTTGGAGAAATGCGGTCTGCCCATACTGCGCCTTTCGACAATCGGGAGCGACGAGCGGAACAGGATCAGGAAAAAGCTGGAGGATGTGGTTGCGTCATGA
- a CDS encoding ATP-binding protein: MKLGNPATGDDFFGRTQELSDLWRYLESDHIRFPGVRRLGKTSILRRLESEAADHGLLARWLDVSNIDSAPGFISLLDQAFPEKSIRSFLSDRAQQAGSWFNRIRKIDATLPDAVGGGGFGIEFGGETVPEWEKDAGSLHSRLCNQPLLILLDEFPWMLEKLIQRDRQEAEQLLSWLRIWRQSQGSCRFVFTGSIGLQSLLERHGLGETMNDCYPYPLGPYKLSEARGLWQYFAPIADKTPWEIADPVIDYALGRVGWLSPYFLSLLLDESMRAARERRQECPADATGEARIEIEDVDDAYENLLAERSRFHHWEKRLKSALEPADLDLCLSLLSHLSRHADGLTLPQLSSRLARREPEPDLRTRRIQDLLVRLTDEGYTSPPDSNKRIQFLSFPLRDWWNRNHV, from the coding sequence ATGAAACTTGGTAATCCTGCAACCGGAGATGACTTTTTTGGTCGTACTCAGGAACTGAGTGACCTTTGGCGTTATCTGGAATCCGACCACATACGTTTTCCCGGTGTCCGCCGTCTGGGAAAAACCTCCATTCTGCGACGACTGGAAAGCGAAGCGGCGGATCATGGCCTTCTTGCAAGATGGCTGGATGTTTCGAATATTGATTCTGCGCCGGGATTTATTTCGCTTCTGGATCAGGCATTTCCTGAAAAATCCATCAGGAGCTTTCTCTCCGACAGGGCGCAACAGGCAGGAAGCTGGTTCAATCGTATCCGCAAAATTGACGCCACCCTGCCCGATGCCGTCGGTGGCGGGGGATTCGGCATAGAATTCGGCGGCGAAACAGTTCCGGAGTGGGAAAAGGATGCCGGCTCGCTGCATTCGAGATTGTGCAATCAGCCCTTGCTGATACTGCTCGACGAGTTCCCCTGGATGCTGGAAAAGCTCATTCAGCGCGATCGACAGGAAGCAGAGCAACTCCTCTCATGGTTACGTATCTGGCGCCAGTCGCAGGGAAGCTGCCGTTTCGTCTTTACCGGCTCAATCGGCCTGCAATCCCTGCTGGAACGCCACGGCCTTGGTGAAACCATGAATGACTGCTATCCATACCCACTGGGGCCATACAAGCTGTCGGAAGCCCGAGGTCTTTGGCAATATTTCGCTCCGATTGCAGACAAAACCCCCTGGGAAATTGCGGATCCGGTGATCGACTACGCCCTGGGCCGCGTCGGCTGGCTGTCGCCCTATTTTTTAAGCCTGTTGCTCGATGAAAGCATGCGGGCGGCAAGGGAGCGGCGACAGGAGTGTCCCGCCGATGCGACAGGCGAAGCGCGCATTGAAATCGAGGACGTCGATGACGCCTACGAGAACCTGCTTGCAGAACGTTCGCGCTTCCATCACTGGGAAAAGCGCCTCAAAAGCGCTCTGGAACCCGCCGACCTTGATCTCTGTCTCAGCCTGCTTTCTCATCTTTCCCGTCATGCAGATGGGCTGACCCTGCCTCAGTTAAGCAGCCGGCTGGCACGGCGGGAACCAGAGCCCGACCTTCGCACCCGGCGGATCCAGGATCTTCTGGTGCGTCTGACCGACGAAGGCTATACCAGCCCGCCAGATAGCAATAAACGTATCCAGTTTCTTTCATTCCCTTTACGCGATTGGTGGAACCGCAACCATGTCTGA